The following proteins come from a genomic window of Cronobacter muytjensii ATCC 51329:
- a CDS encoding DUF3592 domain-containing protein, translating to MEYLFFDALYLIAAIAVGVVVCRAALWIRQCVIEADIMKNGIAANADILSIHRDNHLHRHNVKCVMVVRFKTQDGQEVQSRLVQIMSVREYKRFASGTGVTIKYAASRPARVVLYDRPLVLGAR from the coding sequence ATGGAATATCTCTTTTTCGATGCGTTATATCTTATTGCGGCCATTGCTGTGGGGGTTGTGGTCTGCCGTGCGGCCTTATGGATCCGCCAGTGCGTTATCGAGGCGGATATTATGAAAAACGGTATCGCCGCCAATGCCGATATCCTTTCGATCCACCGCGATAATCACCTGCACCGGCATAACGTAAAATGCGTCATGGTCGTCAGATTCAAAACTCAGGACGGGCAGGAAGTGCAGTCGCGCCTGGTTCAGATAATGTCTGTCAGAGAATATAAACGCTTCGCCTCCGGCACTGGCGTGACCATTAAATATGCCGCCAGTCGCCCGGCGCGCGTTGTGTTATACGACCGCCCGCTGGTGCTGGGAGCGCGTTAA
- a CDS encoding DUF7079 family protein: MHLTDAEIASRVPVWYALSEIFTGRELQDYDYRWMAQVLKETGKSREEILTILDEEVAPTLQVNLLHSPAPVMQGWSEENVKLMVMEYVARKPTLIERMLPARFLLKRRRKYIQHDVDRLCAELDALRNGDCL, encoded by the coding sequence ATGCACCTTACAGACGCTGAAATCGCCAGCCGGGTTCCTGTCTGGTATGCCCTGTCGGAGATTTTTACCGGGCGAGAATTACAGGACTACGATTATCGGTGGATGGCGCAGGTGCTAAAAGAAACCGGTAAAAGCCGTGAAGAGATTTTGACTATTCTCGATGAAGAGGTCGCGCCAACCTTGCAGGTTAACCTTCTGCATAGTCCAGCTCCTGTCATGCAAGGCTGGTCAGAGGAAAATGTAAAACTGATGGTGATGGAATATGTCGCGAGAAAGCCGACGTTAATTGAGCGAATGCTTCCTGCCCGTTTTCTGTTAAAGCGGCGTCGGAAATATATTCAGCATGATGTTGACAGGCTTTGCGCTGAGCTGGATGCGCTGAGAAACGGGGATTGCCTGTAA